A region from the Trueperaceae bacterium genome encodes:
- a CDS encoding sugar kinase translates to MAELLLGVDIGTYSAKGVLVTPAGEVLAQHVIEHELSVPRPGWAEHDAESVWWGGLSGTVRALLSGKYSGADVAGVAVSAIGPCLLPLDAQGRPLRPGILYGVDTRASAEMERLTEAIGEEALLAHSGMAFTSQAMGPKIVWLRKNEPDVWRRTERLTTASSYLVYRLTGEHVIDRHTASHYMPLIDIDTLSWSDRYEDLIAPLAMLPRLGWSDELAGHVSTRAAAETGLRAGTPVAVGAVDALSEALSVGVTEPGQLMIMYGSTTFFILLLDAPVRDERVWLTAGLFPGQYALAAGTATSGSLTRWFRDQLARDLEPERA, encoded by the coding sequence GTGGCCGAGCTGCTGCTGGGCGTAGACATCGGCACCTATTCGGCCAAGGGCGTGCTCGTCACGCCGGCGGGCGAGGTGCTCGCGCAGCACGTGATAGAGCACGAGCTGTCGGTGCCCCGGCCCGGCTGGGCCGAGCACGACGCCGAGTCGGTCTGGTGGGGCGGGCTCTCCGGCACGGTCCGCGCCCTCCTGAGTGGCAAGTACTCGGGCGCCGACGTGGCCGGCGTGGCGGTAAGCGCCATCGGGCCGTGCCTCCTGCCGCTCGACGCGCAGGGTAGGCCGCTCAGGCCCGGCATCCTCTACGGGGTCGACACGCGCGCCAGCGCCGAGATGGAGCGGCTCACCGAAGCGATAGGCGAGGAGGCGCTGCTCGCGCACTCCGGCATGGCGTTCACCAGCCAGGCCATGGGCCCCAAGATCGTGTGGCTGCGGAAGAACGAGCCCGACGTGTGGCGCCGCACCGAGCGCCTCACCACGGCCAGCAGTTACCTCGTGTACCGCTTGACGGGCGAGCACGTGATCGACCGGCACACGGCCAGCCACTACATGCCGCTCATCGACATAGACACCCTCTCCTGGTCGGACCGTTACGAGGACCTGATCGCGCCGCTCGCCATGCTCCCCCGCCTGGGGTGGAGTGACGAGCTGGCCGGCCACGTCAGCACCCGCGCGGCGGCCGAGACCGGACTGAGGGCAGGCACCCCCGTGGCGGTTGGCGCCGTGGACGCCCTCTCCGAGGCGCTAAGCGTGGGCGTGACGGAGCCGGGCCAGCTCATGATCATGTACGGCTCCACCACGTTCTTCATCCTCCTGCTCGACGCGCCGGTGAGGGACGAGCGCGTGTGGCTAACGGCCGGCCTCTTCCCCGGCCAGTACGCGCTGGCCGCCGGCACCGCCACGAGCGGCAGCCTCACGCGTTGGTTCCGCGATCAGCTCGCCCGCGATCTCGAGCCCGAGCGCGC